The proteins below come from a single Tachysurus fulvidraco isolate hzauxx_2018 chromosome 26, HZAU_PFXX_2.0, whole genome shotgun sequence genomic window:
- the ppp6c gene encoding serine/threonine-protein phosphatase 6 catalytic subunit isoform X1 — translation MAPLDLDKYVEIARQCKYLPENDLKRLCDYVCDLLLEESNVQPVSSPVTVCGDIHGQFYDLCELFRTGGQVPETNYIFMGDFVDRGYYSLETFTYLLALKAKWPDRITLLRGNHESRQITQVYGFYDECQTKYGNANAWRYCTKVFDMLTVAALIDEQILCVHGGLSPDIKTLDQIRTIERNQEIPHKGAFCDLVWSDPEDVDTWAISPRGAGWLFGAKVTNEFVHINNLKLICRAHQLVHEGYKFMFDEKLVTVWSAPNYCYRCGNIASIMVFKDVNTREPKLFRAVPDAERVIPPRTTTPYFL, via the exons ATGGCGCCGTTGGACCTGGACAAGTATGTTGAAATTGCAAGACAATGTAAATATCTACCAGAGAACGACCTTAAG AGATTGTGTGATTATGTATGTGACCTGCTGCTTGAGGAATCAAATGTACAACCAGTATCCAGTCCAGTCACTGTTTGTGGTGACATCCATGGACAG TTTTATGACTTGTGTGAACTTTTCAGAACTGGAGGACAAGTGCCAGAAACGAACTACATTTTCATG GGTGACTTTGTGGACAGAGGATATTACAGTTTAGAAACTTTCACGTACTTGCTAGCACTTAAGGCGAAGTGGCCAGATCGCATCACACTGTTGCGTGGGAATCATGAAAGTAGGCAGATTACACAAGTGTACGGCTTTTATG ATGAGTGCCAAACTAAGTATGGGAATGCCAATGCATGGCGATACTGCACAAAAGTGTTTGACATGCTGACTGTTGCTGCT TTGATAGATGAGCAGATCCTTTGCGTGCATGGTGGCCTTTCACCTGACATCAAAACTCTGGACCAGATTCGCACCATTGAACGGAACCAGGAAATTCCCCACAAGGGGGCATTTTGTGACCTTGTTTGGTCTGATCCAGAGGATGTTGACACATGGGCTATCAGCCCAAGGGGTGCCGGCTGGCTCTTTGGTGCCAAGGTCACGAATGAG TTTGTCCATATTAATAACCTGAAACTGATTTGCCGTGCACATCAGCTGGTTCACGAGGGCTACAAGTTTATGTTTGACGAGAAGCTTGTGACAGTGTGGTCAGCCCCTAACTACTGCTACCGCTGTGGCAACATTGCCTCAATTATGGTGTTCAAAGATGTGAATACACGGGAGCCCAAACTATTTCGTGCTGTGCCTGATGCAGAGCGAGTCATTCCACCCAGGACCACAACGCCCTACTTCCTCTGA
- the ppp6c gene encoding serine/threonine-protein phosphatase 6 catalytic subunit isoform X2 — protein sequence MIRDSLLAIQKRLCDYVCDLLLEESNVQPVSSPVTVCGDIHGQFYDLCELFRTGGQVPETNYIFMGDFVDRGYYSLETFTYLLALKAKWPDRITLLRGNHESRQITQVYGFYDECQTKYGNANAWRYCTKVFDMLTVAALIDEQILCVHGGLSPDIKTLDQIRTIERNQEIPHKGAFCDLVWSDPEDVDTWAISPRGAGWLFGAKVTNEFVHINNLKLICRAHQLVHEGYKFMFDEKLVTVWSAPNYCYRCGNIASIMVFKDVNTREPKLFRAVPDAERVIPPRTTTPYFL from the exons ATGATTAGAGACAGCTTGTTGGCTATACAAAAG AGATTGTGTGATTATGTATGTGACCTGCTGCTTGAGGAATCAAATGTACAACCAGTATCCAGTCCAGTCACTGTTTGTGGTGACATCCATGGACAG TTTTATGACTTGTGTGAACTTTTCAGAACTGGAGGACAAGTGCCAGAAACGAACTACATTTTCATG GGTGACTTTGTGGACAGAGGATATTACAGTTTAGAAACTTTCACGTACTTGCTAGCACTTAAGGCGAAGTGGCCAGATCGCATCACACTGTTGCGTGGGAATCATGAAAGTAGGCAGATTACACAAGTGTACGGCTTTTATG ATGAGTGCCAAACTAAGTATGGGAATGCCAATGCATGGCGATACTGCACAAAAGTGTTTGACATGCTGACTGTTGCTGCT TTGATAGATGAGCAGATCCTTTGCGTGCATGGTGGCCTTTCACCTGACATCAAAACTCTGGACCAGATTCGCACCATTGAACGGAACCAGGAAATTCCCCACAAGGGGGCATTTTGTGACCTTGTTTGGTCTGATCCAGAGGATGTTGACACATGGGCTATCAGCCCAAGGGGTGCCGGCTGGCTCTTTGGTGCCAAGGTCACGAATGAG TTTGTCCATATTAATAACCTGAAACTGATTTGCCGTGCACATCAGCTGGTTCACGAGGGCTACAAGTTTATGTTTGACGAGAAGCTTGTGACAGTGTGGTCAGCCCCTAACTACTGCTACCGCTGTGGCAACATTGCCTCAATTATGGTGTTCAAAGATGTGAATACACGGGAGCCCAAACTATTTCGTGCTGTGCCTGATGCAGAGCGAGTCATTCCACCCAGGACCACAACGCCCTACTTCCTCTGA
- the ungb gene encoding uracil-DNA glycosylase isoform X3 — MSQAKEKIHRSGPPLTVEQLKQIEQKRHEALRRLAARNDPMPIGESWHNHIRTEFTKPYFTKLMSFVADERKHFTVYPSKENVFFWTNVCAFEAVKVVILGQDPYPRQSQAHGLCFSVLRPSPPPPSLENIFTELAIDIKDFQHPGHGDLTGWAKQGVLLLNSVLTVRSREPASHQGQGWEEFTDAVVQSLSRNLKGLVFLLWGSYAQRKGKFINWDCRVAEARALTTCHCCQGWTQ; from the exons ATGTCACAag caaaagaaaaaattcaTAGGAGTGGCCCACCACTTACTGTTGAGCAGCTGAAGCAAATAGAGCAGAAGAGACATGAAGCTTTAAGAAGACTTGCTGCTCGCAATGATCCCATGCCCATTGGAGAGAGCTGGCACAACCACATTCGGACTGAATTCACCAAACCTTACTTCACTAAG CTGATGTCTTTTGTTGCTGACGAGAGGAAACATTTCACTGTTTATCCAAGTAAAGAGAATGTCTTCTTTTGgacaaatgtgtgtgcatttgagGCT GTGAAAGTGGTTATCCTTGGCCAAGATCCATATCCGAGACAAAGTCAAGCTCATGGTCTGTGCTTCAGTGTACTGAGGCCTTCGCCACCACCTCCaag CTTGGAAAATATATTCACCGAGCTTGCAATAGATATCAAGGACTTTCAACACCCTGGCCATGGGGACCTGACAGGATGGGCTAAACAAG GTGTTCTGCTTCTGAACTCTGTTCTGACTGTGAGAAGCAGAGAGCCAGCATCCCACCAAGGCCAGGGATGGGAGGAGTTCACTGATGCAGTGGTTCAGAGCCTAAGTAGGAATTTAAAAGGCCTGGTCTTCCTACTGTGGGGATCATATGCTCAGAGGAAAGGCAAATTCATTAATTGG GATTGTCGAGTTGCAGAAGCAAGGGCTCTCACAACTTGCCATTGCTGCCAAGGTTGGACACAGTAA
- the ungb gene encoding uracil-DNA glycosylase isoform X4, producing MSQAKEKIHRSGPPLTVEQLKQIEQKRHEALRRLAARNDPMPIGESWHNHIRTEFTKPYFTKVKVVILGQDPYPRQSQAHGLCFSVLRPSPPPPSLENIFTELAIDIKDFQHPGHGDLTGWAKQGVLLLNSVLTVRSREPASHQGQGWEEFTDAVVQSLSRNLKGLVFLLWGSYAQRKGKFINWSDHHVLETSHPSPYSAHMGFFGCRHFSKTNILLRASGKTPIDWNAL from the exons ATGTCACAag caaaagaaaaaattcaTAGGAGTGGCCCACCACTTACTGTTGAGCAGCTGAAGCAAATAGAGCAGAAGAGACATGAAGCTTTAAGAAGACTTGCTGCTCGCAATGATCCCATGCCCATTGGAGAGAGCTGGCACAACCACATTCGGACTGAATTCACCAAACCTTACTTCACTAAG GTGAAAGTGGTTATCCTTGGCCAAGATCCATATCCGAGACAAAGTCAAGCTCATGGTCTGTGCTTCAGTGTACTGAGGCCTTCGCCACCACCTCCaag CTTGGAAAATATATTCACCGAGCTTGCAATAGATATCAAGGACTTTCAACACCCTGGCCATGGGGACCTGACAGGATGGGCTAAACAAG GTGTTCTGCTTCTGAACTCTGTTCTGACTGTGAGAAGCAGAGAGCCAGCATCCCACCAAGGCCAGGGATGGGAGGAGTTCACTGATGCAGTGGTTCAGAGCCTAAGTAGGAATTTAAAAGGCCTGGTCTTCCTACTGTGGGGATCATATGCTCAGAGGAAAGGCAAATTCATTAATTGG TCAGATCACCACGTTCTTGAGACAAGCCATCCATCACCATACTCTGCTCACATGGGCTTTTTTGGATGCAGACACTTCTCAAAGACTAACATCTTACTTAGGGCATCTGGAAAAACACCAATTGATTGGAATGCACTGTGa
- the ungb gene encoding uracil-DNA glycosylase isoform X2 — MSQAKEKIHRSGPPLTVEQLKQIEQKRHEALRRLAARNDPMPIGESWHNHIRTEFTKPYFTKLMSFVADERKHFTVYPSKENVFFWTNVKVVILGQDPYPRQSQAHGLCFSVLRPSPPPPSLENIFTELAIDIKDFQHPGHGDLTGWAKQGVLLLNSVLTVRSREPASHQGQGWEEFTDAVVQSLSRNLKGLVFLLWGSYAQRKGKFINWSDHHVLETSHPSPYSAHMGFFGCRHFSKTNILLRASGKTPIDWNAL; from the exons ATGTCACAag caaaagaaaaaattcaTAGGAGTGGCCCACCACTTACTGTTGAGCAGCTGAAGCAAATAGAGCAGAAGAGACATGAAGCTTTAAGAAGACTTGCTGCTCGCAATGATCCCATGCCCATTGGAGAGAGCTGGCACAACCACATTCGGACTGAATTCACCAAACCTTACTTCACTAAG CTGATGTCTTTTGTTGCTGACGAGAGGAAACATTTCACTGTTTATCCAAGTAAAGAGAATGTCTTCTTTTGgacaaat GTGAAAGTGGTTATCCTTGGCCAAGATCCATATCCGAGACAAAGTCAAGCTCATGGTCTGTGCTTCAGTGTACTGAGGCCTTCGCCACCACCTCCaag CTTGGAAAATATATTCACCGAGCTTGCAATAGATATCAAGGACTTTCAACACCCTGGCCATGGGGACCTGACAGGATGGGCTAAACAAG GTGTTCTGCTTCTGAACTCTGTTCTGACTGTGAGAAGCAGAGAGCCAGCATCCCACCAAGGCCAGGGATGGGAGGAGTTCACTGATGCAGTGGTTCAGAGCCTAAGTAGGAATTTAAAAGGCCTGGTCTTCCTACTGTGGGGATCATATGCTCAGAGGAAAGGCAAATTCATTAATTGG TCAGATCACCACGTTCTTGAGACAAGCCATCCATCACCATACTCTGCTCACATGGGCTTTTTTGGATGCAGACACTTCTCAAAGACTAACATCTTACTTAGGGCATCTGGAAAAACACCAATTGATTGGAATGCACTGTGa
- the ungb gene encoding uracil-DNA glycosylase isoform X1: MSQAKEKIHRSGPPLTVEQLKQIEQKRHEALRRLAARNDPMPIGESWHNHIRTEFTKPYFTKLMSFVADERKHFTVYPSKENVFFWTNVCAFEAVKVVILGQDPYPRQSQAHGLCFSVLRPSPPPPSLENIFTELAIDIKDFQHPGHGDLTGWAKQGVLLLNSVLTVRSREPASHQGQGWEEFTDAVVQSLSRNLKGLVFLLWGSYAQRKGKFINWSDHHVLETSHPSPYSAHMGFFGCRHFSKTNILLRASGKTPIDWNAL; the protein is encoded by the exons ATGTCACAag caaaagaaaaaattcaTAGGAGTGGCCCACCACTTACTGTTGAGCAGCTGAAGCAAATAGAGCAGAAGAGACATGAAGCTTTAAGAAGACTTGCTGCTCGCAATGATCCCATGCCCATTGGAGAGAGCTGGCACAACCACATTCGGACTGAATTCACCAAACCTTACTTCACTAAG CTGATGTCTTTTGTTGCTGACGAGAGGAAACATTTCACTGTTTATCCAAGTAAAGAGAATGTCTTCTTTTGgacaaatgtgtgtgcatttgagGCT GTGAAAGTGGTTATCCTTGGCCAAGATCCATATCCGAGACAAAGTCAAGCTCATGGTCTGTGCTTCAGTGTACTGAGGCCTTCGCCACCACCTCCaag CTTGGAAAATATATTCACCGAGCTTGCAATAGATATCAAGGACTTTCAACACCCTGGCCATGGGGACCTGACAGGATGGGCTAAACAAG GTGTTCTGCTTCTGAACTCTGTTCTGACTGTGAGAAGCAGAGAGCCAGCATCCCACCAAGGCCAGGGATGGGAGGAGTTCACTGATGCAGTGGTTCAGAGCCTAAGTAGGAATTTAAAAGGCCTGGTCTTCCTACTGTGGGGATCATATGCTCAGAGGAAAGGCAAATTCATTAATTGG TCAGATCACCACGTTCTTGAGACAAGCCATCCATCACCATACTCTGCTCACATGGGCTTTTTTGGATGCAGACACTTCTCAAAGACTAACATCTTACTTAGGGCATCTGGAAAAACACCAATTGATTGGAATGCACTGTGa
- the LOC113656671 gene encoding uncharacterized protein LOC113656671 — translation MSETVLTEKQQLLGLPQHSFILDVKTRCNSLYLMIERFMEQFPAIQAAALDSRLQKALYKDNLDRLKDDHENPLYIHEIAIGKSCEKNAACGQILPILQKLEEHFTLKDEDTMFVASMRSKKWMSQVHLQLPMVSKAQKHPLKDAAILTSRF, via the exons ATGTCTGAAACAGTTTTGACAGAAAAGCAACAGCTCCTTG gcCTTCCACAACACTCATTCATCCTGGATGTCAAAACCAGGTGTAACTCTCTATATCTAATGATAGAGAGATTTATGGAGCAGTTTCCAGCAATCCAAGCAGCAGCCTTGGACTCACGACTGCAAAAAGCATTGTACAAGGACAACCTGGACCGTCTGAAAGATGATCATGAGAATCCTTTATACATCCACGAAATCGCAATAGGGAAGTCATGTGAAAAGAATGCCGCCTGTGGACAGATCTTACCCATCCTTCAAAAACTGGAAGAACATTTTACTCTGAAGGATGAGGATACCATGTTTGTGGCATCAATGAGGTCGAAGAAATGGATGAGTCAAGTTCATCTGCAGCTTCCGATGGTGtcaaaagcacaaaaacaccCACTCAAAGATGCAGCAATCCTTACCAGCCGGTTCTGA